The Neobacillus sp. PS3-34 genome has a window encoding:
- a CDS encoding manganese catalase family protein — protein sequence MWVYEKKLQYPVRVSSCNPRLAKYLIEQYGGADGELAAALRYLNQRYTIPDKVIGLLTDIGTEEFAHLEMIATMVYKLTKDATPDQLKEAGLGEHYANNDSALFYHNAAGIPFTATYIQAKGDPIADLYEDIAAEEKARATYQWIINLSDDPDLNDGLRFLREREIIHSQRFREAVEILKEERDRKIFF from the coding sequence ATGTGGGTTTATGAAAAGAAACTGCAATATCCGGTTAGGGTCAGCTCGTGCAATCCCAGATTGGCTAAATACTTAATTGAGCAATACGGCGGAGCAGATGGAGAACTGGCCGCCGCTTTACGATACTTAAATCAGCGTTACACTATTCCTGACAAAGTAATCGGGCTTCTCACAGATATTGGAACAGAGGAATTTGCACATTTGGAAATGATTGCGACCATGGTATATAAATTAACGAAGGATGCGACTCCTGATCAATTAAAAGAAGCAGGATTAGGAGAACATTACGCAAACAATGACAGTGCGTTATTTTACCACAATGCTGCCGGGATCCCGTTTACAGCCACATACATCCAGGCAAAAGGCGATCCTATTGCCGATTTATATGAAGATATTGCCGCCGAGGAAAAAGCAAGGGCCACCTATCAATGGATTATTAATCTCAGTGATGATCCAGATTTGAATGATGGACTCCGTTTCCTCAGGGAAAGAGAAATCATTCATTCACAGCGTTTTAGAGAAGCGGTAGAAATTTTAAAAGAAGAAAGAGATCGTAAAATATTCTTTTAA
- a CDS encoding spore coat protein CotJB, which translates to MTQVPAEYYQVLEQLQAVDFVLVELTLYLDTHPDDAEAINQFNHYAKERKRIKKLFESQFGPLMQYGNSYSAYPWNWSDSPWPWQV; encoded by the coding sequence ATGACACAGGTTCCTGCTGAGTACTATCAGGTTCTAGAACAGCTTCAGGCAGTAGATTTTGTACTGGTGGAGCTGACTCTCTATTTAGACACTCATCCTGACGATGCCGAGGCAATCAATCAATTTAATCATTATGCCAAGGAAAGAAAACGGATAAAGAAATTGTTCGAAAGCCAGTTTGGACCTTTGATGCAGTACGGAAACAGCTATTCCGCCTATCCGTGGAACTGGTCTGATTCTCCATGGCCTTGGCAAGTGTAG
- a CDS encoding spore coat associated protein CotJA, which yields MNTHHKTYFPYFSPFDPCKPIEAKTFSTPPHLYMGFQPANLEQFSLIEALKAGTLWKAFYDPYYSPYEQVKGGPTS from the coding sequence ATGAATACCCACCATAAAACCTATTTTCCTTACTTCAGTCCATTTGACCCCTGTAAGCCTATAGAAGCGAAAACATTCTCTACCCCGCCTCATTTATATATGGGATTTCAGCCTGCAAATCTTGAACAATTTTCACTGATTGAAGCCTTAAAGGCAGGTACATTATGGAAAGCGTTTTATGACCCTTATTACAGCCCCTATGAACAGGTTAAAGGAGGGCCAACTTCATGA
- a CDS encoding CBS domain-containing protein produces MFVKSIMIPKFKCVTIQQDENLKSALETLEANHIDGLPVLNGEKYAGVVTRYRIYQNFFNSGVEKEEYLTQTLVKDIAAYQDKYLEGSEIFEKTLMELKDFPLLAVVDSQNKFLGIVTRFDVMEQFQSAFGVNRPGIRIAFTSVETEGRIARLAEIAHHFHEHIISLVTFDETDKLVRRIVLKVEKKDNVEKFIKKLEEHGFRILDINED; encoded by the coding sequence ATGTTTGTTAAAAGTATTATGATTCCTAAATTTAAATGTGTCACAATTCAACAGGATGAGAATCTGAAAAGTGCCCTTGAAACACTGGAAGCAAATCATATTGACGGACTGCCGGTTTTAAATGGAGAAAAGTATGCAGGTGTAGTTACCCGCTACCGGATTTACCAAAACTTCTTTAATTCAGGGGTGGAAAAAGAAGAATATCTAACTCAGACATTAGTTAAAGATATAGCTGCATACCAGGATAAATACCTTGAGGGCAGTGAAATCTTTGAGAAAACTCTAATGGAATTGAAGGATTTCCCGCTGCTGGCTGTTGTTGACAGCCAAAATAAATTCCTTGGTATAGTCACTAGATTCGACGTAATGGAACAATTCCAAAGTGCGTTTGGAGTGAATCGCCCAGGAATACGAATCGCCTTTACCTCGGTAGAAACAGAAGGAAGAATTGCTAGACTTGCTGAAATTGCACACCATTTCCATGAACATATCATTTCACTTGTCACCTTTGATGAAACAGATAAACTTGTTCGAAGAATAGTTTTAAAAGTGGAAAAGAAAGATAATGTTGAAAAATTCATTAAAAAGTTAGAAGAACACGGCTTCCGTATTTTGGACATTAACGAAGACTAA